The segment GGACCGCTCGCGACGGTCCTCTCCCTTTCCATCGCACTTCGGACCCGAAGAGGGCCATCGCTCCCCGGACCAACCCGCAACGTCCTACCGTATGGCGACCTCACGCGACGCGACCGTCCTCCTGCACAGCTCCCGTGAGGGTGACCGACAGGCGCTCGACGAGCTCTTCGCGCTCACGTACGACGAGCTGAAGCGGGCCGCCCGCTTCCGACTGGGCCGGGGCCGGGCCGGTGAGACGCTGAACACGACGGCGCTCGTCCATGAGATCTACATGCGCCTGGTCGACCAGACCCGGGTGGAGTGGGCGGATCGTGCGCATTTCCTGGCGATCGCGTCCCGGGCCATGCGCTTCGTGCTGATCGATCATCTCCGCGCCCGCTCGGCGCTCAAGCGCGGCGCGCTGGGGGAGCTGGTGCCGATCGAGGCCATCGAGGTGGAGGAGGCCGGGGCGCAGACGGAGAGCGACCTGCTCGCGCTGAACGAGGCGCTCGAGCGGCTGGGGAGCCTCAGCCCCAGGCTCGGGCAGCTCGTCGAGTACCGGTTCTTCGGAGGGCTGACGTACGAGGAGATCGCCGAGGTGATGGGGATCTCGGTGCGTACGGTGAAGCGGGACTGGATGCGCGCGCGGACGTGGCTCTACGAGATGCTGACGGAAGAGGACGAGGGCGGTCGGATCGGGCCCCCGGCGGGTGAGTCATGAGGGACCTCACCCCCGGCCGCTGGCAGCGGATCGACCAGCTCTTCGAGGCCGCGCTGGACCAGCCGCCCGGGCGTCGCCTGGAGTGGCTCGCGCGCGCGTGCGAAGGCGACGCAGCCCTGTACGACGCCGTCGTCCGGCTGCTTTCGAAGGTCGAGACGGCCGAGAAGGCGCTGGGCGAGTCCGTCACCGACTACGCCGACACGCTGCTGGCCTCGCTCGGACGGGAGACGGCCGGCGCCGCGGGCGACGACGGCCCGCTCCCGTCCGGCGGGCGCGTCGGCGCGTACCGGCTGCTCGGGGTGATCGGGCGCGGGGGGATGGGCACCGTCTACCTCGCGCAGCGCGACGATGCGGAGTTCGAGAAGCGCGTCGCGCTCAAGCTGGTCCGGCGCGGGATGGACACCGACGACATCCTGCTCCGCTTCCGCTACGAGCGTCAGATCCTTGCCTCGCTGGAACACCCGAACATCGCGCGGCTGTACGATGGCGGCGCCACGGCGGACGGGCGACCGTACCTCGTCATGGAGTACATCGAGGGCGTGTCGATCACGCGTCACTGCGACGAGGCCCGGCTGTCGATCGACGCGCGGCTGCGGCTGTTCGCCGACGTGTGCCGCGCGGTCCAGTTCGCCCATCAGAACCTGGTCGTCCACCGCGACATCAAGCCGTCGAACATCCTGGTCCAGCCCGATGGCACGGTGAAACTGCTCGATTTCGGGATCGCGAAGCTCCTGGACCCCGCGGTGGCCGGTCCCGCGCCGAAGACGCGGACAGGGCTGCGCGTCTTCACGCCGGAGTACGCGGCGCCGGAGCAGCACACAGGCGAGGCCGTGACGACGGCGGCCGACGTCTACTCGCTGGGCGTCCTGCTGTTCGAGCTGCTGACGGGCAGGCGGCCCCAGCGCATGCCGGACGCGGCCCGGCCGAGCGCGGCGCTGGGCCGGGGCGCCGCCGGGTCGTCCGACGCGGCGGCCGCCGACTCGCTCGAGGAGATCGCGCGGCGGCGGGGCACCACGCCGGAACGGCTCCGGCGCCGGCTCCGCGGCGACCTGGACAGCATCGTGGCCACGGCGCTGGCGCGAGAGCCGGCCCGGCGGTACGCGTCGGCGGGCCACCTCCTGGCGGATGTAGAACGGCATCTGGCCGGGTTCCCGG is part of the bacterium genome and harbors:
- a CDS encoding RNA polymerase subunit sigma-70 encodes the protein MNWEVTRTAPLDGNVEAGACSAGPRRAILGRAARAKDRSRRSSPFPSHFGPEEGHRSPDQPATSYRMATSRDATVLLHSSREGDRQALDELFALTYDELKRAARFRLGRGRAGETLNTTALVHEIYMRLVDQTRVEWADRAHFLAIASRAMRFVLIDHLRARSALKRGALGELVPIEAIEVEEAGAQTESDLLALNEALERLGSLSPRLGQLVEYRFFGGLTYEEIAEVMGISVRTVKRDWMRARTWLYEMLTEEDEGGRIGPPAGES